A stretch of the Corynebacterium maris DSM 45190 genome encodes the following:
- a CDS encoding peptidylprolyl isomerase: MTTKTATATLHTNRGDIVVDLYGNHAPVTVENFVGLATGEKEYKTENAKGEKTGPFYDGAVFHRVIDRFMIQGGDPTGTGRGGPGYQFADEFHPELRFDRPYLLAMANAGPGTNGSQFFITVAPTPHLNNAHTIFGEVTDEASKKVVDEIGTTETDRMDRPTEPIVIESIEIK, from the coding sequence ATGACCACTAAGACTGCTACCGCAACTCTGCACACCAACCGCGGCGACATCGTCGTCGACCTGTACGGCAACCACGCGCCGGTCACGGTCGAGAACTTCGTCGGCCTGGCCACCGGCGAGAAGGAGTACAAGACCGAGAACGCCAAGGGTGAAAAGACCGGCCCGTTCTACGACGGCGCCGTCTTCCACCGCGTCATCGACCGTTTCATGATCCAGGGCGGCGACCCGACCGGCACCGGCCGCGGCGGCCCGGGCTACCAGTTCGCCGACGAGTTCCACCCGGAGCTGCGCTTCGACCGCCCGTACCTGCTGGCCATGGCCAACGCCGGCCCGGGCACCAACGGCTCCCAGTTCTTCATCACCGTGGCGCCGACCCCGCACCTGAACAACGCGCACACCATCTTCGGTGAGGTCACCGACGAGGCCTCGAAGAAGGTCGTCGACGAGATCGGCACCACTGAAACCGACCGCATGGACCGCCCGACCGAGCCGATCGTCATCGAGTCCATCGAGATCAAGTAG
- the panB gene encoding 3-methyl-2-oxobutanoate hydroxymethyltransferase, producing the protein MNGIDAARVRTRHFAQAKAEGRRISALTSYDALTATIFDEAGIDLLLVGDSAANVVYGRETTLSMTVDEMAVMATAVAAAAQRALVCVDLPFGSYEVSEEQAVATAVRFMQETGVAAVKLEGGVERAGAIRRIVDAGVPVIGHIGFTPQSEHALGGAVIQGRGAGREKLRADALAVQEAGAFAVVLEMVPAEIAAEITAELDVVTIGIGAGDGTDGQILVWQDAFGLNRGRTARFVRQYADLGEQLLDAAKNYAADVADGSFPDEAESYEDTAR; encoded by the coding sequence GTGAATGGAATTGACGCTGCCCGGGTCCGCACCCGGCATTTTGCCCAGGCCAAAGCGGAAGGCCGCAGAATCTCCGCACTGACCAGCTACGACGCCCTGACGGCGACCATCTTCGACGAAGCCGGCATCGACCTGCTGCTCGTCGGCGATTCGGCGGCGAACGTCGTCTACGGCCGCGAGACGACCTTGTCGATGACCGTCGACGAGATGGCGGTCATGGCCACGGCCGTCGCCGCCGCCGCGCAGCGCGCCTTGGTGTGCGTGGATCTTCCCTTCGGCAGTTACGAGGTCTCCGAGGAGCAGGCGGTGGCCACCGCCGTGCGCTTCATGCAGGAGACCGGGGTGGCGGCCGTGAAGCTCGAGGGCGGCGTCGAGCGCGCCGGCGCGATCCGCCGCATCGTCGATGCCGGGGTGCCGGTCATCGGCCACATCGGTTTCACCCCGCAATCGGAGCACGCCCTCGGCGGCGCGGTCATCCAGGGCCGCGGCGCGGGCCGGGAGAAGCTGCGCGCCGACGCCCTCGCCGTGCAGGAGGCGGGCGCTTTCGCCGTGGTCCTGGAGATGGTGCCCGCCGAGATCGCCGCGGAGATCACCGCTGAACTCGACGTCGTCACCATCGGCATCGGAGCAGGTGACGGCACCGACGGTCAGATTTTGGTGTGGCAGGACGCCTTCGGTCTCAACCGCGGCCGCACGGCCCGCTTCGTGCGTCAATACGCGGACCTGGGCGAGCAGCTGCTCGACGCCGCCAAAAACTACGCCGCCGACGTCGCCGACGGGTCCTTCCCCGATGAAGCCGAGTCCTACGAGGACACGGCGCGGTAA
- a CDS encoding shikimate dehydrogenase, with the protein MKTMLLGMVGTDLSWARTPAMHEAEGLAHGVPTVCRRLDALLVNKSLPEIVDAIRALGFDGLIITHPFKTEVVGLLDAISPSAAAVGAANTVVVSPDGLLTGHNTEVTGFTQALRTGLAGAPMNTVVQIGAGGAGSATAHALLNQGVSRIVLYDINEARVASLAASINAVAGREVVVPGTPADIPAADGVVDATPMGMPVHPGTAFDPAVLRPDQWIADVVYLPYETELVVRAREIGCRILDGGHMALYQSVDAFRLFTGLEADVERMRSTFHSFD; encoded by the coding sequence ATGAAAACCATGTTGCTCGGGATGGTCGGCACTGACCTGTCCTGGGCCCGCACCCCCGCCATGCACGAGGCGGAAGGCTTGGCCCACGGCGTGCCGACGGTGTGCCGCAGGCTGGATGCGCTGCTGGTGAACAAGTCGCTGCCGGAGATCGTCGACGCGATCCGCGCGCTGGGTTTCGACGGTTTGATCATCACGCACCCCTTCAAAACGGAGGTGGTCGGCCTGCTCGACGCCATCAGCCCCTCCGCGGCCGCCGTCGGCGCCGCCAACACCGTGGTCGTCTCCCCCGACGGTCTGCTGACCGGGCATAACACGGAGGTCACCGGGTTCACCCAGGCACTGCGCACCGGGCTCGCCGGCGCACCGATGAACACCGTGGTGCAGATCGGGGCGGGCGGCGCCGGCAGCGCCACCGCACACGCGCTGCTCAACCAGGGGGTCAGCCGCATCGTGCTCTACGACATCAACGAGGCGCGCGTCGCGTCGTTGGCGGCGTCCATCAACGCCGTCGCCGGCCGCGAGGTCGTGGTCCCCGGCACGCCTGCGGACATCCCCGCCGCCGACGGCGTCGTCGACGCCACCCCGATGGGCATGCCCGTCCATCCCGGCACCGCCTTCGACCCCGCCGTGCTGCGTCCCGACCAGTGGATCGCGGACGTGGTGTACCTGCCCTATGAAACGGAACTCGTCGTTCGGGCCCGCGAAATCGGCTGCCGCATCCTCGACGGCGGTCACATGGCGCTGTACCAGTCCGTCGACGCGTTCCGGCTGTTCACCGGCCTAGAGGCCGACGTCGAGCGGATGCGCAGCACTTTCCATTCCTTCGACTAA
- the crgA gene encoding cell division protein CrgA, producing the protein MPKAKITQNSAVPSSSGTSPSRTPVKINSGGTPKWYIVLMFGFMLAGLAWLVVNYLAGPQIQFMVELGPWNYAIGFGLFIVGLLMTMGWR; encoded by the coding sequence ATGCCTAAAGCCAAGATCACTCAGAATTCCGCCGTTCCGTCGTCGAGCGGCACGTCACCGAGCCGGACTCCGGTCAAGATCAACAGCGGCGGCACCCCGAAGTGGTACATCGTGCTGATGTTCGGCTTCATGCTCGCCGGCTTGGCGTGGCTGGTGGTCAACTACCTCGCCGGCCCCCAGATCCAGTTCATGGTCGAACTCGGCCCCTGGAACTACGCCATCGGCTTCGGCCTGTTCATCGTCGGCCTGCTGATGACGATGGGATGGCGTTAG
- a CDS encoding rhomboid family intramembrane serine protease, producing MTFLRTFFRTSPATATLMLACLLVWAVTVFQSGSATNSVLGSPLAGSWILWGPLVATEPLGPLRAVGAMFLHLDVVHVVLNMIFLGYLGWGMERSLGTGVFTTAYFAGGIGASAAVLWMDPISPTAGASGAVYALMAVLVAYMARTGGDLRAPIVLIAVNIGYTVLGTGVSFWGHVGGLLAGAVMAWWVTSPRPQRRWIAALAVLALSVGAVLLYVATFTVTDLPIS from the coding sequence GTGACCTTCCTGCGCACTTTCTTCCGTACCTCTCCCGCCACCGCGACGCTGATGCTGGCGTGTCTGCTGGTCTGGGCGGTGACCGTCTTTCAATCGGGGTCGGCCACCAATTCCGTCCTGGGCAGCCCACTGGCCGGATCCTGGATCCTGTGGGGCCCGCTGGTCGCCACCGAACCCCTCGGCCCGTTACGCGCCGTCGGCGCCATGTTCCTGCACCTGGATGTGGTCCACGTGGTGTTGAACATGATCTTCCTCGGCTACCTGGGGTGGGGCATGGAACGCTCGCTGGGCACCGGGGTGTTCACCACCGCCTACTTCGCGGGCGGGATCGGCGCCTCGGCCGCGGTGTTATGGATGGACCCGATCTCACCGACGGCCGGGGCCTCTGGCGCGGTCTATGCGCTGATGGCGGTGCTGGTGGCCTACATGGCACGCACCGGCGGTGACCTGCGGGCGCCGATCGTGCTCATCGCAGTAAACATCGGGTACACGGTGCTGGGCACCGGGGTGAGTTTCTGGGGTCACGTCGGCGGATTGCTCGCCGGTGCGGTGATGGCGTGGTGGGTGACCTCCCCGCGACCGCAGAGGCGATGGATCGCGGCGCTGGCCGTGCTCGCGCTGTCGGTGGGTGCGGTGCTGCTCTATGTGGCCACCTTTACTGTGACGGACCTGCCCATCAGCTGA
- a CDS encoding ABC transporter ATP-binding protein: MSAAEPAIALDGVHVVRQGKTLLDDVAWRVDDGEHWAMLGPNGAGKSTLLSLAGAVNFPTSGTVRILGETMGAVEIRRLRERIGHVNPRHPVRSSMTARDVVLAGLTGTTERMTRWEPSPAESARADELLIEFGLDGTLRWPTMSQGERGRALIARALIADPELVLFDEPTTGLDVAAREQFLTSMDALPMTTVTVTHHLEELPKTTTHALLIAGGRVLAAGPADEVLTSANVSACFDYPLTVTRDDGRWVARATG, translated from the coding sequence ATGTCTGCAGCTGAACCCGCGATCGCATTGGACGGCGTGCATGTGGTGCGCCAGGGAAAAACACTTCTCGACGACGTCGCCTGGCGCGTCGACGACGGCGAACATTGGGCCATGCTCGGCCCCAACGGGGCGGGCAAGTCCACGCTGTTGTCGCTGGCCGGGGCGGTGAATTTCCCCACGTCCGGCACAGTGCGCATCCTCGGGGAGACGATGGGGGCGGTGGAGATCCGCCGCCTGCGCGAACGCATCGGACACGTCAATCCGCGGCACCCGGTCCGCTCGTCGATGACGGCCCGCGACGTGGTGCTGGCCGGGCTGACGGGAACGACCGAGCGCATGACCCGGTGGGAGCCCAGCCCCGCGGAGTCCGCGCGGGCGGATGAGCTGCTCATCGAGTTCGGACTCGACGGCACCTTGCGGTGGCCCACGATGTCGCAGGGCGAACGGGGCCGGGCGCTGATCGCGCGGGCGTTGATCGCCGATCCAGAGCTGGTGCTGTTCGACGAACCCACCACCGGCCTGGACGTGGCCGCCCGTGAACAGTTCCTGACCAGCATGGACGCCCTGCCCATGACCACCGTGACCGTCACCCACCACTTGGAGGAACTGCCGAAGACCACGACGCACGCGCTGCTGATCGCCGGTGGCCGGGTGCTGGCCGCGGGCCCCGCCGACGAGGTGCTCACCAGCGCGAACGTCAGCGCCTGCTTTGATTACCCGTTGACGGTCACGCGCGACGACGGACGGTGGGTCGCCCGTGCCACGGGTTAG